The Arachis ipaensis cultivar K30076 chromosome B03, Araip1.1, whole genome shotgun sequence region ACATTGTGGAAgagttttagatttatttttttgaTCCGGTATAATTCTTGGGCAGAAAAGTCTTAGATTAATATTGTGGCACATCCCAAAAGAGTCCTTATCAGAGTCTCTCCTGAAAGCTCGACCGCACCTAAGTCACATCATGAAGGTAGTTCCTACATCCTCGGAAGATTTGGATCACTTTATGTTGACAACCCTTGATCCAGCATCATCTCGCACCCTAAGAACTTGGAGTTCGCTCTTTAGCTTGTCATCAACAATGGACAAGAGTACCAAGTATGGTTTCCTAAGTTATGTTAAAACAAATGTCCTACTTATTTAAGTAGGATCAAAcaatttgatttgatatatacaTATATTACTGAAATTATGGGCAATTCCTACTGCAGGCAAACTATTTAGAACAAACACTACTATAAATGGTTAAGGGCTAACATTTCTCTGTCATATTCTAAATTTTGCTAGGATTGTGCTCATCTAGAGCATTTGGTTGGTATGAATTGTCTTTAGGACCAATAATGATttgatcatttttatttttgtatcagGTATTAGAATGGATGGGCGATGAAAGGAAACATCATTTGACATCTGGAGACATAGCTGTACGTCTTGACTTGATAGCAAAAGTTCATGGCTTAGGTCCAGCAGATAAATACTTTAATTGCATTTCAGATTCTGTAAAAGATTTCAAGGTCTATAGTGCTCTTTTGAATTGCTATACACAACATAACTCTGTGGAGAAAGCAGAGGCTACCATGCATAAACTAAAATAGTATGCTTGTAAGCATACAATAGATTTGGTATTGAGTTATAATGCTCTGTTAAAGCTCTATGTTCGAGTAAGTGAATATGACAAATTCGATAGTTTGATGAGAGAAATGTTATCCAAGGACATGTACGACTCTGTGTCGCTTAATACTCGGCTGAATGCGTATGCAGTCGTTAAAGACTTAGATGGGCTGGAGAGCTTACTATTGCGGATGGAAGCTGATCCTAAGGCAACTATTGACTGGATAACATACTCTATTGCAGCAAAGGCTTATATTCAGGCTggccaacatgagaaagcatatGCAATGCTGAGGAAATCAGAGGACCTGATTGAACCCAAGAGGAGGAGGGCTGCCTATGGATCTCTTCTAACTATGTACGGCTCCATGGGGAAAAAGGAAGATGTTTATCGTATTTGGGATATGTGCAAAAGGTTAAACAGACCCTGCAACGCGAATTACATCTCTATGCTGACCGCATTAGCTAGGCTTAATGATGTTGATGGAGCTGAGAGGATTTTCGAGGAATGGGAGTCTGGAAATACATGCTTCGACATCAGGATCCCGAATGTGATGATGAGTGCATATTGTAAGAATGGTCTGGTGGAAAAAGCTGAAGCATTCATTGATAGGCTTTCAAAGAGTCGCAATGAATTAGGCGGTAGTATATGGGATCGATTGGCACATGGCTATTACAGGAACAATGATATGGATAATGCTATTCAAACAATGAAGAAAGCGATTTTGGGAGGTCAACCTGGATCAACATGGAAGCCGTATCGATTTACTTTGGCTACATGTATTGATTACCTTAAGGACAAGGGAGATTTGGAGGGGGCATCAGAAATTCTTAGGCTATGTCTTGAACGAGGTTATTTTTCTACTGCAATACATGATAGATTATCAAGCTATGTGCATGGAAAAACACCAGAAACAAAGGCGATAAATCTGATGGAAGAATATTATCATCCAAATAATGAACTTTTTCCAGATGGAGAGAAGCAACATGAAATTCAACTCCATGAATAGGTCAGCTACTGTATTACATGAAATTTCCCCTTTCTTCTGGAAAACTGAAATAATTGATATATATTTAATCAATGATTACCATTTGATTTTAGAAGTATCTtaatcctttttattattttttaaatttttacatTCGTACACGTTCAATGCTTATAATTATGACAGCGAGTATGTTTTGATTTGTCAGTTATTTGAAAATTGGTCAAGCGTATATCTATTCTTGCTTGGGTGGTGTTTGTGATTCTTTTTTTCCAAAAAAGAACGTTTAAATTTACGGGAAACATGCCAAAGCAATTCAGCCtgccaaataattagaaggtaggtagttgttttttagatggtttcCTCATTAAACATCGTCACAAGAAGCGGAATATGCAATCAGGGAGGTGTTTTCTTGTTCTTTTACACGGGTTGTTTTCTTCTTCAGGCTAATGGTTAAACTGGTCCTGAAAGCTTCCTCGACTCGATTTGATCCTTTTGTTGACATGTAACTGATAACTATTGATGTGTGAGATGAAGTTTGTGGCGAATGCTTACAAAAAGTAGTACAGTTCGAACTCTAAAATGGTAAAACCTAAATTCTAAACTTTAAAatctatattttaaattttaaattttaaatatgagTCATTGACGTGAAATGTAATAGAGTTGAGATTTGTTTAAGAGGTAAATACTAATTCAGTACTCGAAAAATTCAGATACGGATAAAATGATACTAGAAAGATGTTATCAATAAAAAgacttttaaaaaaagattaattttgATCAAAGTGGCTAACCTTCAATTGAGTTACCTGTACTTAAGGTTAAATGCTTATGTGTCAATTAATTATCATAATTACAAAAGTTATCCATACTTTTAATTTTACAATTTTAAAAACacccaaattttaattttctaaaaaatccCAATTCCCTTCCTTTGTGAAACTCTTATCTCTTCCTCATCATCGTCCACCAATGTTTTCTTCTCTAATAAACTCCTGATTAACATTCTCTTCTCTAATAAACTCCTGATTAACATTCACCACCGCCTTTACCTTGCTCATCCTTCTTTTTCGGTTTTTCCGACCAATCTCCAATTCTTCCTCCTTcctcctttttctctctcttcaacgCTGTACAAGTGGAACAAGGAACATATGTAACAGTGCTCTCAATCTCGATAGATAATAAGTTGtcaaatttctaatagtaaaagtaaaagtactagaaaaaaatatctcttttaagaaattataatttatatatttttaaattttttttaatttttttcacataataataaataaaaaagtacttttatattgttgatttttacataaaattttaaacataaaattatttttactttttaaaaaatcttttaaaaaatgataaattatattttttgtccttgaaatttagcaaaaattttaaaaatatccctaaattttattttgtttcaattttgtcctaaaaattttcgatttgcatcgaATATACCCATGATAgctaagttttcaaaaaaatttaagaccaatccaaaaaaaatgcatgaaaattatgcttttgttgaaggttgttcttatgaaattgttgttgaattggttctaaattttttaaaaaattagcggGCTAGGGCCCAGAGGTATagttgatgcaaatcaaaaacttctgagacaaaattgaaacaaaataaaatttaagagtatTTTTTAAACTTTTGCCAAATTTCaggaacaaaaaatatattttaccctttaaaaaaagataatttaaaaatttttttagaagttCACCCAAACAAATCTTAAGACCATAGTTACCAAAAGCTTATCGGATGCAATTTGTTACTTTTTTGTGATTAAATTTACGATTATTTATTTAGAGAAAATTTAATACATGGAGCTGGAAATTTTGTTAGTAAATAGCCAACTAGGTAAAAAAGAGAAGGCAAAAATTCATGCAGTCAGTtttacataaaattatttttgaattgcTGATATGTGTTAttatttagtttgaaaaaaaaatcgatTTATTGTATACaatgtttaatttaaaaaatcaatttaagttggattaaacaatttttttattctcttctatTAAACCATTCTTTTACCTTAGcctatgacaacaataaagaagtctcacggcccacaaattcagtCCAACAGAATATACAAATTCAgttataattttagtctttattattatcttatctttatttatccttatcttatctttatttgcttttatttttcataggccaatgctctatatatatttagttttatctTTATAGTTCAttttttcaatcaatcaacaatcaataaaatttcttcatcttttcttttctttctttattctttcacaattttattatctttacatactctttatgtactcttttCGTTTTATTATGATATAAGAGCTCCTCTTGAGCTTTGCTGACATCCATGATAAACCAACCAATTCAGATCCTAAAACCCCTTCAACATCCCCTCCCACTATGAAGAATCAACCTCCCTACTCTGTCCTAGGTCAAGGAAAAATGGCACACGAGCAACTTCATGAGGAGCCTCTTTTGGACCTCTCGTCAGCCCATTACTTTTCTTTCATGACACTTTCTTCCAATGAAGAAACTCATCCTTCGAACCAACTTGAGCTTTTGTCAAGTCCAACTACTCGTTATCTTTGTTCTTTCAATACTTTTTCTATTGTTAACAATTTTTCAAATCGAGATTCATTTTTGAATACTTGGATCATTGATTTTGACGTCACAGATCACATTGTATCAAATTTGTCTTGGTTTATTTCTTACATACAAATTTCTCCTATTATTGTTTATTTACCAAATAGTTCTCAAATTACGGTTTTTTATAAAGGCATTGTTCAATTTTCACCATCCTTGATTCTTCATGATATTCTTTACTTACCTCATTTCAACTTTAATATTATCTCTGTCTAAAAAATTACTTGAGCACTCATATATGAActcactttttcatcttcttcttgcactctACAGA contains the following coding sequences:
- the LOC107629872 gene encoding pentatricopeptide repeat-containing protein At2g20710, mitochondrial-like isoform X1, with the translated sequence MREMLSKDMYDSVSLNTRLNAYAVVKDLDGLESLLLRMEADPKATIDWITYSIAAKAYIQAGQHEKAYAMLRKSEDLIEPKRRRAAYGSLLTMYGSMGKKEDVYRIWDMCKRLNRPCNANYISMLTALARLNDVDGAERIFEEWESGNTCFDIRIPNVMMSAYCKNGLVEKAEAFIDRLSKSRNELGGSIWDRLAHGYYRNNDMDNAIQTMKKAILGGQPGSTWKPYRFTLATCIDYLKDKGDLEGASEILRLCLERGYFSTAIHDRLSSYVHGKTPETKAINLMEEYYHPNNELFPDGEKQHEIQLHE
- the LOC107629872 gene encoding pentatricopeptide repeat-containing protein At2g20710, mitochondrial-like isoform X2, producing MEADPKATIDWITYSIAAKAYIQAGQHEKAYAMLRKSEDLIEPKRRRAAYGSLLTMYGSMGKKEDVYRIWDMCKRLNRPCNANYISMLTALARLNDVDGAERIFEEWESGNTCFDIRIPNVMMSAYCKNGLVEKAEAFIDRLSKSRNELGGSIWDRLAHGYYRNNDMDNAIQTMKKAILGGQPGSTWKPYRFTLATCIDYLKDKGDLEGASEILRLCLERGYFSTAIHDRLSSYVHGKTPETKAINLMEEYYHPNNELFPDGEKQHEIQLHE